AGAGAGATCCGCTTCATATCCGGACAGAGCAGGCAGGAGGAGGGGCAATAGAAATGTTTTTGGGGATTTTCTTTCTGCAAGGTATGGATTAAGCCCATTTCGGTGCCGACAATAAATTCCCTCTGCGCCGATTGGCGGGCATAAACCAGCATCCCGGAGGTACTGCGAATCACTTCGGCCAGATCCAACACCTCAGGGCGACATTCCGGATGAGCCATAAAGATGGCCCCAGGATGGGCGGCTTTACAGGCTTCCACCTCTTCTTTGGTAAAGTTGTCGTGAATATTACAGCATCCCTGCCAGTAGAGAACTTGTTTATTGGTGTACCGGGCGGTATAGAGAGCCAGATTGCGATCCGGCACCATCAACACCCGGGGGTCCGGCAATGAATTGACCACCCGGATGGCGTTGGCCGAAGTGCAGCAGATATCGCTTTCGGCCTTGACATCAGCATAAGAATTGACGTAAGTGACTACCGGCACCCCGGGCAGCTCGTGCTTGCGAGCCCGAAGGGCAGCGGCAGTAATGGTGTCGGCCATATAACAGCCAACATCCAGGCGGGGTAACAGCACCAGCTTGTCGGGACAGAGAATTGCTGCGGTTTCGGCCATAAAGCGGACCCCGCAGAACACGATTACTTCCGCGCTGGTTTGGGCCGCCTCAATGGACAAACCCAGGGAATCGCCGGTCAGATCGGCAATATCCTGGATTTCCCCCGGTTGATAGTTATGGGCCAGAAGAATGCCATGTCGTTTGGCCAGCCACTGACGCACCTCCTGTGGCCCGGAAGTTAAAGTCATAGGTAATTATCTCTAAGTCTATACTTTCCTAGCCTGTTGCACCCCAAGTATAGGGGTTGCGGGGACAGCCGCCCAGCTACATCATTTCTTTTACCACTTCTACGCCAGGGGGAGGGGTAAAGCTAAAAAAATCCGCCGGCAATTTTATGTTGAGCTGGAGCTGACTAAAGTTTATATGGGTCAGATCACCGTAGGCATTAGCAAATTCGATTTCCTGCACCTGATAGGATTGGGGGTCGATGGTAAGTGCCAGCCACTTCAGATCCGGCTGGGGGGTTACTGGTCTGAGGTCGATCTTCAGCGGCACACCTTCCCGATAAGGACGCCGCCAGGCAATGGTAAAATCTTGCTGAAGATTGCCCATCCCGGAAAAAAACCGCATCACCAGATCGGAACGCATAACCTGCGCCAACGGATAAACCCAGACCATGTGGTCCTGAGGGATATAAATCCAGACCTGCTGGCCGTCGGCGATAACCTCTTTACGCTGTCCAGGGGGATTGAGATATTCCCACCGCATCTGACAAGGTTTGCGGAAATATACCCAACCCTCCGCGGTATCGGTTGCTCCCGAGGCCCGCCGGCTGGAGACCTGCCGAAAATAGGCCTTAAACGCGCCGGTGATATCATACTTTTGTTGCACCTGAGCTACCACCTCCTGGGGGGTAAGGGCGACTGCCGGGCTGCTCAGGAGGGACAATAAAAGTAGTACGGGCAGCATTAACAGTCCCAACCGGCAAAACCTGATTGTCATGCGTCACTCCAGCGATTTATTCCTAATTACTGAATAGGCAACTTTCATTAGATATCAGACAACCCCTGGACCTGTCAAGCAAGGCGGGCATTCCGATACAATTCTTTAGCCTGAAAAGAGCTCCGTACCAGCGGTCCGGCAGCCACTCCTTTGAAGCCCAGTTCGCAGGCGACCTGGGACCAGTGGGCAAACTCCTCCGGCAGCACATACCGGGCTACCGGACTATGAGCCCCGGAAGGAGCCAGGTATTGTCCCAGGGTGACCAATTCCACGGCTGCGGTCCGCAAGTCTTGGAGGACCTGATAAACCTCGTCCGGGGTCTCCCCCAGACCGAGCATCAGCCCGGATTTGGTCATGACTTTCGGCGTCAGGTAATTGATCTGGGAAAGAACCTGAAGCGAGCGGTAATAATCGGCCCCCGGCCGCACCCGACGATAAAGCCGGGGCACGGTCTCGATGTTATGCCCCCAGACTTCTGGGCCCGAGGCTGCGACTGACTCCAGGGCCGCGGCGCGGCCGCCGAAATCCGGAGTTAAGATTTCGAGGCTGACGCCTCGGGTTCCCAGCCGGACAGTGCGCACCACCTGAGCAAAATGGCCGGCGCCGCCATCAGCCAGATCATCCCGGGTCACCGAAGTTATGATGACATGGGAAAGACCCAATTCCCGTACGGCCTGCAACAGACGGAAGGGTTCATCTTCGGCCACCGACGCCGGCTGGCCGCGGGCCACGGCGCAGAACCGGCAGCCCCGGGTGCAGACTTCTCCTAATATCAAGAAGGTCGCCACCCGCTGAGAAAAGCAACTGCCTAGATTAGGGCAACGGCCGCTTTGACATATAGTTTTCAGTTGCAAGTTGCGCAAAATCAGGTTAGTTTTGTGATAATTCGGAAGCAATGAATGATGTTGGAGAACGGCCAATCGGTCTGCCAGCCACCCCGGAAATTTCATTAACGGTTCCTTTCGACTGACCCTGCTATCTTGTCGATAGACCAAAACCAGTTGTAACTTTGGTAAAATCTAAATATATTATAAACCAAAACATTATGGTTCTATGGTATCCTCTAACCCGCCGACCCGCAACTCCGGAACCATAATTAAGGAGGAAAGAACTGATGGCACCCGGACGTTTCTGTTTTGCTTTTGAGGAAGGAGACGGCAAAAATAAACAGCTACTGGGCGGCAAGGGAGCTAATCTGTGTGAAATGACTCAGATCGGCTTGCCCGTCCCCCCTGGATTCGTGATTTCCACCGAGGCCTGCCTTAAATATTTTGAACAGGGGGAGAAACTCCCGGAAGGTCTGATGGACGAGGTCCGGCACTATATGGCGGCCTTGGAAGAAAAAACCGGCAAAGGCGTGGGAAATCCAGAAAACCCTCTCTTGGTCTCGGTGCGGTCGGGTTCGGCAATGTCGATGCCAGGGATGATGGACACCATCCTTAACCTGGGTCTCAACGATGAAACGGTCCAGGGCATGATTCAGCTTACCAAGAATGAGCGTTTTGTGTATGATTCTTACCGGCGTCTGCTACAACTATTTGGCAAGATCTGTCTGGGGATAGCCGACGAACATTTTGACGAGGTCTTTGAAAAAGTCAAAAAAGAGCAACATGCCACCTTTGACACGGAGTTGACCGCCACGGCACTGCGCGAGGTTTGCGAGCGTTTCAAGGAGGTTATCCAAAAGCGCACCGGCAAATCTTTTCCCCAGGACCCCTGGCAGCAACTGGAAACCGCCATAGAAGCGGTCTTCAAATCCTGGATGGGCAAGCGGGCAGTGGATTATCGCCGCCAATTTAAAATAACCCCAGAGATGGCCAACGGCACCGCAGTAAATATTGTCACCATGGTCTTTGGCAATCTGGGCAATGATTCGGCTACCGGCGTGGGATTCACCCGGGACCCAGGGACCGGGGAAAACCGGCTCTACGGCGACTATCTGATCAATGCTCAGGGGGAAGACGTGGTGGCCGGAATCCGTACTCCTCGCCCGCTGCGGGATTTGCGTCAGGATATGCCGGATGTCTATCGCGACCTGGAGAAACTGCGCCATACCTTAGAAAAACATTACCGGGA
This window of the Deltaproteobacteria bacterium genome carries:
- the nadA gene encoding quinolinate synthase NadA codes for the protein MTLTSGPQEVRQWLAKRHGILLAHNYQPGEIQDIADLTGDSLGLSIEAAQTSAEVIVFCGVRFMAETAAILCPDKLVLLPRLDVGCYMADTITAAALRARKHELPGVPVVTYVNSYADVKAESDICCTSANAIRVVNSLPDPRVLMVPDRNLALYTARYTNKQVLYWQGCCNIHDNFTKEEVEACKAAHPGAIFMAHPECRPEVLDLAEVIRSTSGMLVYARQSAQREFIVGTEMGLIHTLQKENPQKHFYCPSSCLLCPDMKRISLDDVISALRELKHVIRIPEEIRLKALTAVNRMLAVPRD
- a CDS encoding outer membrane lipoprotein carrier protein LolA produces the protein MTIRFCRLGLLMLPVLLLLSLLSSPAVALTPQEVVAQVQQKYDITGAFKAYFRQVSSRRASGATDTAEGWVYFRKPCQMRWEYLNPPGQRKEVIADGQQVWIYIPQDHMVWVYPLAQVMRSDLVMRFFSGMGNLQQDFTIAWRRPYREGVPLKIDLRPVTPQPDLKWLALTIDPQSYQVQEIEFANAYGDLTHINFSQLQLNIKLPADFFSFTPPPGVEVVKEMM
- the lipA gene encoding lipoyl synthase, with translation MKFPGWLADRLAVLQHHSLLPNYHKTNLILRNLQLKTICQSGRCPNLGSCFSQRVATFLILGEVCTRGCRFCAVARGQPASVAEDEPFRLLQAVRELGLSHVIITSVTRDDLADGGAGHFAQVVRTVRLGTRGVSLEILTPDFGGRAAALESVAASGPEVWGHNIETVPRLYRRVRPGADYYRSLQVLSQINYLTPKVMTKSGLMLGLGETPDEVYQVLQDLRTAAVELVTLGQYLAPSGAHSPVARYVLPEEFAHWSQVACELGFKGVAAGPLVRSSFQAKELYRNARLA